gcttctgaaccgtcgtttttcaacagtcatAATATCAAAACCtaactgtcgttgttctacaacaGTTAGTGCTATCGTTGTTTATTTTCAGACCcttcccctttgtaacagtgacgctgtaacacttctacagcgttgctaattcctgtttcatcttatatacatcaataaaaacacctattttagccatgaagttatcttgtgagtgtgtttttgggatgaggagctaaacccattagccaaggcaagggaggaagccattgttccaaattaattggtataattctaattttactatttatttgcaatattattatttgattatttgcatgggattgaattgaaatattagttcttattgaatagttgtgaattaatttgatgaagcatgctgggttttaaatacttttgatgttttatactctttgattacaactattactccaagaatatatttgaggcaaatattagaatttatttttaaagatagaattgcatgaatattatttagagtttactatttatttggtcaatggtggaatcctagtcttggtatttttctccaaaactttgaattattttatttagttgcctgtttaatttaaatctataaaaattgttttcttcacaagtctgatacgaatccgttttaccactacaactacaatcacttttgataaatcaCCAATGGTATTATTAGCCAGCATGGTTAAACTATAAATATGTCATGTTTTTTTGTTCAGGACGAACTCCAGGGCTATAGCTTACATAAGAAGATTGATATGCATACATAAAAAAGATCAAGCCAACAATTAGCAACAACTGCAACTGATCAAATTTCACTTTCGAGGATAGGAGGAGGAAGCGCATTGCCTGGAGTTTCATCTTTCCATCATCACTAGTTGTAAATCTGAAATACACCAAAGTATATCAAAACAAAGGCTCAGACATCATTATTACTGGAAAAGATAATACAGTGACACAGACATTAGTATTAAAAACATATTAACTTCATCTTCGGTGATTTCTTAGTACTCTTGGTTCCGTTTTGAAGACCTTATAGAAGGTCGAGCCCGAGCTTAATGCAACTAAATTTGTAACCAGATGATAACTTAGAGCCAAACCATGGTTCTTCATACCTGCGTCATCAAACGAGAAGCTTTTAGGGAGAAAAAACTGTTCACATTAATACAAATTGCTAAGGTATTTAGCACCTTTACTACATGTTGACTCTCATTAGTTACGGTTTGATATTAATCACTATAATGTATCAGGTGCTTCAAAATAGAATAATTAAAAACTTGAAACCAAACAAAGCAAAACTTTTGCAACATATCCAAATTCTAGATGTTAAATACAAAATGAACAAGATGATAGTATGCTTCCTCCCAGTTTCTATTGTATTTTTTTGAGGGGTAAGATCTATTGGTTCTTTTTTATCATAAAATCGTACCCAAAGTTTCCTAGTGACCAAATTAGATCTATTGGTACAAGCAAACCTAAAGCTAACTTATGGAAGCCTGCCTTAATAAGATAACAACAACTAACAAATgttgaaatctagggtttatggATATTATGAAAGTGTTTCATACTAAAAAAAATCATTGTGACAATTGAAATGGAATCAAGCACATGTAGTACGGAACTAATAAAGAATTTCATGACCAAATCAGAATATCCAACTATGGCATAACAACTGCCAAGCGTGCAACATATGATATTTGTTACTGCTAAACATATGAGACCAACGGGATGGTACTACAGGACAAACCACATGCACCATTCAGGATGCAAAGTGGTCTATTAGATCATGTTGTTCGAAGACGTAAAAcagtatgtatgtatgtatatatatatacccaCATCATTAGTCAATATGTCATGAGCATTTAAACCATCAACAATCTAAATCTTTAACAAGAGAACTAATTAACAAATATATATACTTCGTCCACCTGCAAAGCTAACAGAACATGAGAGGAATAAACAAAGAATGGTTCAAATACATATATCtttaaatcgaattatacacgtgcATATGCCATTCCGATTTACTGCCGTATCAtgaaccgttgaccggattttaGATGGAACTTAACTTTTATAAATCCGAATAATACACGTGCGTATCACGTTCCATACATTTACCGAatatcgaattgctaactaggcacgGGATTTCATTCCCGGTGGATCAAgcattattgctatgtatgtccTCTAAAAGTTGAAACTCACCGAGCGTACCTGCGTTGCTTTTGTCAGCATTGTAACAGGAAGGGAAAAGCCAAGGGTTAGTGGGTGAAAAAAGTAAAATTGATGAGTCATGCATCCAACTGAATCTCAACTACCACTCCAGGCAACTAAGGAATATATAAAAAATTCACAAGAAGTTCATGTTGAATGAATACATATTAAATCAAGGGTAGTGCAACCAGAGTGAATTATCTTCTTTAGCCTCCTCTATCAACAAACTTGAGATATCCTTAAGAAGCATATCGTCATCTCATTGGTAtgtggttatcttttcttttgctcGAAATACTGTGTTCTCCTGAAAATTTCTCAACATACAAATCTATAGCATAAACGCACTCCGAGAAGTGGAAAATGAAAACCAGTTCACAGGTACATGCTTCACTGACCTTTTATGTGTAGTCTGAAGTTCCACCATTCTTCCATGAGAGTCATTCATGAAGTCAACAAACATGAAAGGGAAATCAAAATTAGAGTCGCATAGTTAGATGATTTTTTACTTGTGTTTTCTTATGGTACGTGTTAATTAAGAAAtaggtttttgatttttgagtCTGTGTTTTTAATTAAGAGAGAAgggtaatttgggtggaaatataaATTTGTGTTCATAATCTGCTCCGGGTAAGTGTTTTATGCTCTCTAGGACTCTAAAAATCTGAATCTGTATAAAAACCTCTCCCTTTCATCATCTTACTTGTCCAATATTCCAGACTGATCAATGGGTAAACAACATCCATGCATTGCCTGGGTTCCAATCCTTTGGGATATGTTATTGTCAACAAAAAATAAAGCCGAGGATAGTGTTGAAGAGGATCCTCCTCCTGTCCCTAATCTTCGTTCGGATATCATCACCAACACACTCCCTAATCTTCCTGCTTATATCATCACCAACACACTTGACAGATATCCTTTTTCGGAATTCCCTCAATTGATTAGAGCAATTGAGAAGAGTCGTCCTATCCCTCATCTTCCTTCTGATATCATCTCCAACATACTTAGTCGACTTCCAGCTAAGTCCATCTTCCAGCTCTGGCAGCAAACTAATCAACAATGCTTATTATATCAATTAACCACGGATCCGTACTTCATGCGTACCCACCTAGACCGACGCCCAGCTACTCCGACCATTGTTGCGCAATCTAGTCCACAATCCATTGACAATAACATCAAACTTTTCCTTTTTGATGGTATTCCATGTAACGAACATTGCAATAATATTGAGGAGGTCACAAGCTTGGATCTTAGATCATGGAATTGCAGGAGACCAATTTATATCTGCGGTTCATATGATGGGTTTCTTTTACTCAGTACGATCAACGGTTGCCAGAAGCCAATTTTCTGTATTTGTAATCCGATTACAAAAGAACAAGTCATTGTGACTTCCCCACCGTGTGTTATTCCAGACCCTAGGGTAGTGGGGCCGATCCGTCAAAACCCAGAGACATGGGTTTGTGGATTTTACTTCCATCCATGCAAAAAGGAGTACGAAGTGATTTGTGTACGTCTGTTAACTGGTACCAACATTTGGGTCTATCAGATTCTTAATTTAAGAACGAAGCAGGGACGAAGTGTTGGTAGCTGCTCTTATCCTCCATGTAGAAGAAGATTACCAGTATTTATTAACGGAACGTTTTATTGGATGGTCAACCGTGGCATGTATTGGGTGGAGAACGGTGTTTACCCTAGCCTAACCAACTCTATATTGTCATTCAATTTAGAAACCGAGGAATTTAATACCATGGAAGTCGTTAAGCCATCTAATGAATCTTCCATGCATAGAGACGCAGATTTTGAACTTTTTGATTTGGATGGCGAATTAGGCCTATTTGATCCTTTGTCGTCTACTGACCCTCAAGTGGCGGTCATATGGGTGTTTAACTACAATGCCAAGCGTTGGGATAAAAAACACTTGATGACGTCGTCCCCGATTCGCAAGTACTGGACGTCTTTCAGAGAAATTGACTACGTTAAGATGTCGGGCGAATTCATTCTACATCCTTGGCACAGCTTAGATAAAGAATGGTATGTTTACACTCTGCGTTTAGGTACTTGGAAGGTGTTTAACCGGAAGACATCTGAAAAACATGGTTACGTAACAACAATTCATACTCATAGTCTTGTCTCTTTGGATGCTGCGGATTCAGTCATACCAATACAGTGGGAGTATACGTAAAACATAGATTCCAATCAACTTTCAACTTATtgttaattatgttcttgttaaacaaaacttttatgcattaatttatGAAAGTTTCATTTGGCATCAAAAAAAGTGTGTATATATGTAGATATAGATATATCATTGTGCAGTGCACACTAGTTTTGTCTGAAAACTAAGCGTTTGATGAAACTAGGGTATCATCCTAGATTTAATTACGGTTAATGCAGTTATGAGATCCCTGTGCAAGAAGGATAATAGGGTATGGTTTGATGAAGGGTTTCTTGTCTTGGTTTTTATGGTTAATGGAAATGTCAGGGCTAGTGAACTATCTCATAATATGTTGATTGATGAATTCAATCGTAGGGAAAGATTGTTGTACACGGTGGCTCTGAAACTGAGGTTTCGTTGTTCCCAACCATGAGCCAATAAAATTGTTGAAACTTTACCCGAGTCTTTTTTGTGCTACAATTTTGCTGGGTATCCGTATCAAGCCGCATCTGGCAGCAAGTTTTTTTACAATTGGCTCAACCCTGAACCAAATTACGCTTCACATGACTTACTTGAATGAAATTCAGTTTGTTGGAATCAACCTAGATGTCAGCAGTTACGTTTTTGATTTGTCAAATGGTGTTGCTGAGAATCACCTTTTTCATAATCACATTCTGACCTCCAATCCTGCATATTAATCTCGTCCCTATGCGACTTATAGgctttataaccttatcctcctTGATCCCTAATTTCACTTGCAACTGCAACAAACCCACCATGATTATATCTCATCTACCAGTAGTCCCATCCGCATTGAGTTGCTCTCACCTTCTGCCTGAGAAGAGTTATTGATTCACAGATGTTGAGAATGAGCGTACAACTTTAACGCCATCCTTGTAGTTTCCTTGTTCCAGATCCTTGCCTTTTCACACACTGCAATACTGTCATCAGTGTTCTAGAGCTATCATGCacgtttttgtctttttttgtTTCTATGCAGGACCTAAGTGGAATGACTGCAATACAATGTTACAATCCGATAAGGTTATGGCtaagttatcggatatcggattctTTTTCCCGATAAAATCCGGTTTCTGGGAAAAGAAGTTCAAATTTAAATTTAACAGAGtttatttgtttttcaaaatgttcAGTGAAACTGAAAGACAAACCCACACAAACACTACTCCCAGTCTCTCAGTCTCACACATCACACACGAAAAAGAAAGCACAAACTACAAACACACAAACAGTCTGCAAACTAAAGTACACAACAGTCAacagcaaaaagaaaaaacaatgtcTTCTTGTAACAGACTAACTACAATGTCAACAGGCTAGTGAGTAATCATCTTGCTTAGCTGCCTGGTTGCatgttgcatcattgcatcaactTAAGTCCACGATTACTATACCTGCATTCACAAACAATCACTtagaaagaaaattcaagaaacaaaaaaacaattcCAGCAACTTATCCATATCATTACTTGTCCATATCAGAAGCCGTAAATGATGACAACTTGAAACCTTAGAAACACTGCTGCCACCTACAACTTTCCTTTGTGGAAATCCAACTGCAACTACTAGTAAATGCAATCCAGGGAAAAAAACAATTCACAAGCAGTTGTGTCATGCCATCGTTGCCTTCGACAACAAAAAAAACAGGATTTTATGGAAGATAAAAAGTAAAAGAACTTCCAAATACTCAAGACTCCCTGAAATCAAAATTTCATAGGAACTGATGAAACTCATGAAACAATTATCAGTACTAGAATTGAAACCATGGTACAACAGACTACCCATCTATGACAGTACTAAATTAGTACCGTAGACACTCTATCTGATCAGAGACCCAATAAGTAGTTTGCAGAAGACCATTAAACCAACCATTCCCTTTTCTAAGCTACACTAACCAGAGAAATTAGATACCATCCAATTTAACAGAAAGAGCAAATGCCAACTGATTAAGAGATACGATAGTCAATGGAAACTGTCATTTATTTAAATGTTATTCAATCTCAAACACCATTTACATGGTCATATTACTTCCGCTTTCTAATATTTTCCTACCCTGGAAtaaaaaatcatcttcaaattaCATTTACCTAGTTTCAAAGAAGAAATTGCTCAAATAGAGATAACAACAGGCAGTATTCAATAAATTACTGTTCAGAATCCCTTCCTTTAATCATACATTTTCTTCCAAAACAGCAATAAAATTCTTTGTTTTAGCAACTTTTGAGGAGAATCAAACACTGGgcttatttttgtgattcaaCTGAATATTTAGAGCATAACCAAGGATTCAAGCAGACCCTCTGGAACTAAATTGAAAAATTGTGCATGGAGATGAATGATTATATGACTAACCAGGTAAAGCTATTAAGGCATCAGATTACATAGATTGAGAGGTTCTAAAATGGCTAAAACTTATTCATTCATTCTAGGACAGTAATCAAAGAAAATTTAGAACTAAGCAACATTTTATTATTCACACAGTCCAGGATATGAAACTCACCTTCAAGGAGTAGAAGGGGGATGTGTAGAAGTAGCTGCATCTCTCTCAGATATCGCCATGAGAACAAAATATAGCAACACCGGTACTGTAAGAGAGAACACTGAATAAAAGATAAAATTGCCCAAGTATGTCCATCCCATATTTCCAACACGTTTTTTATCCAATGTTAGGGACTtgtgaaattttgaaaaatcttctTTTAACTCAGCTGAAAACTTATGTTTCTCTTCAGATACTTTCCAATCAACAATCAAAACTTCTCCATCTAAATATATTTTGTTCTGTTTCTTGTAAAGATCTCTAAATTTCTTTCTGAAGCTCCATAACTCAAAACCAACCTTTTGGACAATCCATATGGAGCTAAAGGCCATAGACATTACCATCGAAAATAACGTCCACCATCTTTCTGGATTAAGACCCGCTTGCAAACCAAATAAAAGAGACACGAAGCCTTGAAACATCATATTTCGCAATCTTATATCATCCAATGAATTATTTGTATCTTTCCTCAGCTCAATTTCTGATTTGTCAATCTTGTCCAAATCATCACTTACATTCTTAATTCTCTTGGCTATAACCTTTTCTGGAAATATATTAAAGTACAAAGTTTCTTATACTAAATGaagtatataaaggaaacatctattTAATAATTTAGGATAGAAATACGCCtcgattgaaaaaaaaattatacttaCCATACTTCTCAGCCTTTTTCTCAGCCTTTTCCTCTTCCTTTTTCTGTTTCTCATTCTTCTTCATGAAATAATAAAAGTCCAACTAAGGCTCAGGTTCTTATTGCAGTTGTTTACTAGATTAAGTTAATCAGTAAGGGAAAAAAAACTTACAAGTTATCAAGAGAATGTGCCACAAGCCGCAGTTTCTCAATTATTTGTTCATTAGGTAAGGACTTTTTCTGATTATATCAAATCATTACAGCTCTTTTAGAGCAATAAGGAAAATCAATAGTAAAAATAATTGATAAACAATGTAAAACAAAACAgaattgttacctcaatttttTCCAGAAGATTTTCGATATCTTCAGTTATTTTTGACAATTGTTCCATGCTTTCAGAAAAAATGGCTGTAAGTGTCCCTGGATTTCATGAAACATGTTACAGATAAGAATAAACGTTACAGAACTAAAAAGTCATACAGATGTTTCTGGGTACTCAACTCTAACACCTAACAAGTTGACAGATAGATAAGACACTAAATGCAAAAGTGGGTCTTGCATTTAACAGACATATTATTGTGTTTAATTCTAAGTTGATAGCCAGGGTGCCTGACAGCCTTTGTTACAAAAATACGTTGCGGACCAAAGAGCCTGACTGGTAGTCTACCAAATTAAGCATTGTTTTGCCACCTGACAGAGAGTACTTGGACATCTGCTCACAGAGTCAGAAAGACTGGCAGAAAAAGATCTGACAGTTTTGCTGACCATGCAAGTTACAAGAGGCAACCGATT
This DNA window, taken from Papaver somniferum cultivar HN1 chromosome 3, ASM357369v1, whole genome shotgun sequence, encodes the following:
- the LOC113355217 gene encoding uncharacterized protein LOC113355217 isoform X1, whose product is MEQLSKITEDIENLLEKIEKKSLPNEQIIEKLRLVAHSLDNLKKNEKQKKEEEKAEKKAEKYEKVIAKRIKNVSDDLDKIDKSEIELRKDTNNSLDDIRLRNMMFQGFVSLLFGLQAGLNPERWWTLFSMVMSMAFSSIWIVQKVGFELWSFRKKFRDLYKKQNKIYLDGEVLIVDWKVSEEKHKFSAELKEDFSKFHKSLTLDKKRVGNMGWTYLGNFIFYSVFSLTVPVLLYFVLMAISERDAATSTHPPSTP
- the LOC113355217 gene encoding uncharacterized protein LOC113355217 isoform X2, producing the protein MEQLSKITEDIENLLEKIEKKSLPNEQIIEKLRLVAHSLDNLRMRNRKRKRKRLRKRLRSMVIAKRIKNVSDDLDKIDKSEIELRKDTNNSLDDIRLRNMMFQGFVSLLFGLQAGLNPERWWTLFSMVMSMAFSSIWIVQKVGFELWSFRKKFRDLYKKQNKIYLDGEVLIVDWKVSEEKHKFSAELKEDFSKFHKSLTLDKKRVGNMGWTYLGNFIFYSVFSLTVPVLLYFVLMAISERDAATSTHPPSTP
- the LOC113358954 gene encoding putative F-box protein At5g62660 is translated as MGKQHPCIAWVPILWDMLLSTKNKAEDSVEEDPPPVPNLRSDIITNTLPNLPAYIITNTLDRYPFSEFPQLIRAIEKSRPIPHLPSDIISNILSRLPAKSIFQLWQQTNQQCLLYQLTTDPYFMRTHLDRRPATPTIVAQSSPQSIDNNIKLFLFDGIPCNEHCNNIEEVTSLDLRSWNCRRPIYICGSYDGFLLLSTINGCQKPIFCICNPITKEQVIVTSPPCVIPDPRVVGPIRQNPETWVCGFYFHPCKKEYEVICVRLLTGTNIWVYQILNLRTKQGRSVGSCSYPPCRRRLPVFINGTFYWMVNRGMYWVENGVYPSLTNSILSFNLETEEFNTMEVVKPSNESSMHRDADFELFDLDGELGLFDPLSSTDPQVAVIWVFNYNAKRWDKKHLMTSSPIRKYWTSFREIDYVKMSGEFILHPWHSLDKEWYVYTLRLGTWKVFNRKTSEKHGYVTTIHTHSLVSLDAADSVIPIQWEYT
- the LOC113355217 gene encoding uncharacterized protein LOC113355217 isoform X3, with the translated sequence MEQLSKITEDIENLLEKIEKKSLPNEQIIEKLRLVAHSLDNLMRNRKRKRKRLRKRLRSMVIAKRIKNVSDDLDKIDKSEIELRKDTNNSLDDIRLRNMMFQGFVSLLFGLQAGLNPERWWTLFSMVMSMAFSSIWIVQKVGFELWSFRKKFRDLYKKQNKIYLDGEVLIVDWKVSEEKHKFSAELKEDFSKFHKSLTLDKKRVGNMGWTYLGNFIFYSVFSLTVPVLLYFVLMAISERDAATSTHPPSTP